A single genomic interval of Nonomuraea rubra harbors:
- a CDS encoding SMP-30/gluconolactonase/LRE family protein, producing MTITAHPVTDPVAEHGEGPVWSARWGGLRWVDMLAGDVLALAADGTVRRRHVGAVAAVVRPRVSGGYLVAAERELLLADSDDLDAPLRSLGEAWNDPAIRMNEGGCDPDGRFYIGSMAYDASPGRGSFYVAGPDGALRVVLPGVTISNGFAFSPDGRLAYYADTGTGRVDVLDYDPEDGLSGRRPFAVVDPEHGAPDGLTVDAEGGVWVAMWQGGAVHRYDQGGRLDAVVRLPVGKVTAVTFGGDELDRLFITTSALDVDRAEQPEAGAIFCAEPGVRGLPVLPTAL from the coding sequence ATGACCATCACCGCGCACCCCGTCACGGACCCCGTCGCCGAGCACGGCGAGGGGCCCGTGTGGTCCGCCCGCTGGGGCGGGCTGCGGTGGGTGGACATGCTGGCGGGGGACGTGCTCGCGCTCGCCGCCGACGGCACGGTGCGCCGCCGGCACGTCGGCGCGGTGGCCGCCGTCGTACGGCCGCGCGTCTCCGGCGGCTACCTCGTCGCGGCCGAACGGGAGCTGCTGCTGGCCGACTCCGACGACCTGGACGCCCCGCTGCGCTCGCTGGGCGAGGCGTGGAACGACCCCGCGATCCGCATGAACGAGGGCGGCTGCGACCCCGACGGCCGCTTCTACATCGGCAGCATGGCCTACGACGCCTCCCCGGGCCGTGGCTCGTTCTACGTGGCGGGGCCGGACGGCGCGCTGCGGGTGGTGCTGCCCGGGGTGACGATCTCGAACGGGTTCGCCTTCAGCCCGGACGGGCGGCTGGCGTACTACGCCGACACCGGGACCGGGCGCGTGGACGTGCTCGACTACGACCCGGAGGACGGGCTGAGCGGGCGGCGGCCGTTCGCCGTGGTGGACCCGGAGCACGGCGCGCCCGACGGGCTCACGGTGGACGCCGAGGGCGGGGTGTGGGTGGCGATGTGGCAGGGCGGGGCCGTGCACCGGTACGACCAGGGCGGGCGGCTCGACGCCGTCGTCCGGCTGCCGGTGGGCAAGGTCACGGCGGTCACGTTCGGCGGCGATGAGCTCGACCGGCTGTTCATCACCACCTCGGCGCTCGACGTGGATCGCGCGGAGCAACCGGAGGCGGGGGCGATCTTCTGCGCCGAGCCGGGTGTGCGCGGTCTGCCGGTGCTGCCCACCGCCCTCTGA
- a CDS encoding TetR/AcrR family transcriptional regulator — protein sequence MARLTRAETQERNRAKVLAAARAEFAERGYREAKIDDIADRAELTRGAVYSNFPGKRALYFAVLADLAERVPVTALEEPALTVREALAEVARAWVTRLPLATEDERQPSRLSMHLIPEILADEVTRRPYAQLMQLNAVLLGLAMERLRPPKEPDGRLVRLAESVLTVLQGAAQLSAAAPGFVEPFNVIRVCEQLAALDLGDRWAPAPLLPRVRETAEPWSPPPGAADAVGGGPARLERDGVVAVLGLHRLSAAEDAVRAAPAGAEVTAVVATGAPKELLPLARLVIAELSTCLRQAFPRPAWPRLRVVYDESGALAAAAGVAEPGDDTEVAVLVRSGRIVMRAEGYGAAHAAAQHP from the coding sequence TTGGCCCGGCTCACCCGAGCGGAGACCCAGGAGCGCAATCGCGCGAAGGTGCTGGCCGCGGCCAGGGCGGAGTTCGCCGAGCGCGGATACAGGGAAGCGAAGATCGACGACATCGCCGACCGCGCGGAGCTCACCCGAGGCGCGGTCTACTCGAACTTCCCCGGCAAGCGCGCGCTCTACTTCGCCGTGCTGGCCGACCTGGCCGAGCGCGTGCCCGTGACCGCCCTGGAGGAGCCCGCGCTCACCGTGCGGGAGGCCCTCGCCGAGGTGGCGCGCGCCTGGGTGACCCGGCTGCCGCTGGCCACCGAGGACGAGCGCCAGCCGAGCAGGCTGAGCATGCACCTGATCCCCGAGATCCTCGCCGACGAGGTCACGCGGCGTCCGTACGCGCAGCTCATGCAGCTCAACGCGGTGCTGCTCGGGCTGGCCATGGAGCGGCTGCGCCCGCCGAAGGAGCCGGACGGGCGGCTGGTGCGGCTGGCCGAGTCGGTGCTCACGGTCCTCCAGGGAGCCGCGCAGTTGTCGGCGGCGGCGCCGGGGTTCGTGGAGCCGTTCAACGTGATCCGGGTGTGCGAGCAGCTCGCCGCGCTCGACCTGGGTGACCGGTGGGCGCCGGCGCCGCTGCTCCCCCGGGTGCGGGAGACCGCCGAGCCCTGGTCGCCGCCGCCCGGGGCGGCCGACGCGGTCGGTGGCGGGCCGGCGCGGCTGGAGCGCGACGGCGTCGTGGCGGTGCTCGGGCTGCACCGGCTCTCGGCCGCAGAGGACGCGGTCCGCGCGGCCCCGGCGGGCGCCGAGGTCACCGCGGTCGTGGCGACCGGTGCGCCCAAGGAGCTGCTGCCGCTGGCCCGGCTGGTGATCGCCGAGCTGAGCACGTGCCTGCGGCAGGCGTTCCCGCGCCCGGCCTGGCCGCGCCTACGGGTGGTGTACGACGAGAGCGGCGCGCTGGCGGCGGCGGCCGGGGTGGCGGAGCCCGGCGACGACACGGAGGTGGCGGTCCTGGTGCGCTCGGGCCGGATCGTCATGCGCGCGGAGGGCTACGGCGCCGCCCATGCGGCCGCCCAGCACCCCTGA
- a CDS encoding GNAT family N-acetyltransferase: protein MNRAEVMAVFDRELRREVVADGPDAVIERDGDVVRQVGPESGGWNGVLWSGLRGDGEDADAAIAAQVRYFGALGRAFEWKLYGHDQPADLGSRLLAAGFTPEPAEALMVARAAGIPDAPPPDGVRLVPVTDQDGVELLADVHESAFGAGRVHIRERLLAQLAAGTVVAVVAMAGDVPISAARLDLNPGTRFAGLWGGGTVPEWRRRGVYRALVAYRAREAVARGYEYLQVDASDQSRPILLRLGFTELTTTTPYVHP, encoded by the coding sequence GTGAATCGTGCAGAGGTGATGGCCGTCTTCGATCGGGAGTTGCGGCGCGAGGTCGTGGCCGACGGCCCGGACGCGGTGATCGAGCGTGACGGCGACGTGGTGCGCCAGGTAGGTCCGGAGAGCGGCGGCTGGAACGGTGTGCTCTGGTCCGGCCTGCGCGGTGATGGTGAGGACGCCGACGCCGCCATCGCAGCGCAGGTGCGCTACTTCGGGGCGCTCGGGCGCGCGTTCGAGTGGAAGCTGTACGGCCACGACCAGCCCGCCGACCTCGGCAGCCGTCTCCTGGCCGCCGGCTTCACCCCCGAGCCCGCCGAGGCGCTCATGGTGGCACGGGCCGCCGGGATCCCCGACGCGCCGCCCCCTGATGGAGTCCGCCTGGTGCCGGTGACCGACCAGGACGGCGTGGAGCTGCTGGCCGACGTGCACGAGTCCGCCTTCGGCGCGGGCCGCGTGCACATCAGGGAGCGCCTGCTCGCCCAGCTCGCCGCCGGCACCGTCGTCGCGGTCGTCGCCATGGCCGGCGACGTTCCGATCAGCGCCGCCCGCCTGGACCTGAATCCCGGCACCCGGTTCGCGGGCCTGTGGGGCGGCGGCACCGTGCCGGAGTGGCGCAGGCGCGGCGTCTACCGGGCGCTGGTCGCCTACCGCGCCCGGGAGGCGGTGGCGCGGGGCTACGAGTACCTGCAGGTGGACGCCTCCGACCAGAGCCGGCCCATCCTGCTGCGGCTGGGCTTCACCGAGCTCACCACGACGACGCCGTACGTCCATCCTTGA
- the clpX gene encoding ATP-dependent Clp protease ATP-binding subunit ClpX, translating into MARTGKPGDLPHCSFCGRSQREVRRLIAGPPAVFICDGCVGQCTELMAEERAARSPATVEPPRPREIHGFLDQYVIGQDQAKRALSVAVYNHYKRVRAPEAELGKSNILLVGPTGSGKTHLVRTLARLLDVPFAVADATALTEAGYVGEDVESMLLALVEAAGHDLARAGTGIVYIDEIDKLARKGENPSITRDVSGEGVQQALLKILEGTVAGVPPQGGRKHPHQDLIQLDTTNVLFIAGGAFDGLDRIVERRLARGGAGFGATPRSGPAGDVPAQVMPQDLVRYGFIPEFVGRVPVVATLSPPDREALIRILTEPRDAIVKQYRRLLELDGVELEFTDDAVAAVAEQALLRRTGARAVRAILEEVLLNVMYEIPGRDDVARVVITRETVLDHVNPTLVPRERSGPERRERSA; encoded by the coding sequence ATGGCACGCACCGGCAAGCCCGGGGATCTGCCGCACTGCTCGTTCTGCGGCAGGAGCCAGCGCGAGGTGCGCAGGCTCATCGCGGGCCCGCCCGCCGTCTTCATCTGCGACGGGTGCGTGGGCCAGTGCACCGAGCTGATGGCGGAGGAGCGCGCGGCGCGGAGCCCCGCGACCGTGGAGCCGCCCAGGCCGCGCGAGATCCACGGCTTCCTCGACCAGTACGTGATCGGCCAGGACCAGGCCAAACGCGCCCTGTCGGTCGCCGTCTACAACCACTACAAGCGCGTCCGCGCGCCCGAGGCCGAGCTGGGCAAGTCGAACATCCTGCTCGTCGGCCCGACCGGCAGCGGCAAGACGCACCTGGTGCGCACGCTCGCGCGGCTGCTCGACGTGCCGTTCGCCGTCGCCGACGCCACCGCGCTCACCGAGGCCGGGTACGTCGGCGAGGACGTCGAGAGCATGCTGCTCGCGCTCGTCGAGGCGGCCGGCCACGACCTGGCCAGAGCCGGGACCGGCATCGTCTACATCGACGAGATCGACAAGCTCGCCCGCAAGGGCGAGAACCCGTCGATCACCCGCGACGTCTCCGGCGAGGGCGTGCAGCAGGCGCTGCTGAAGATCCTGGAGGGCACGGTCGCCGGCGTGCCGCCGCAGGGCGGCAGGAAGCACCCCCACCAGGACCTCATCCAGCTCGACACGACGAACGTGCTGTTCATCGCGGGCGGCGCGTTCGACGGCCTGGACCGGATCGTCGAGCGGCGGCTGGCCCGCGGCGGTGCCGGCTTCGGCGCCACGCCGCGATCGGGACCCGCCGGTGACGTGCCGGCCCAGGTGATGCCGCAGGACCTCGTCCGGTACGGGTTCATCCCGGAGTTCGTCGGCAGGGTCCCCGTGGTGGCGACGCTGAGCCCGCCGGACCGCGAGGCGCTGATCCGCATCCTGACCGAGCCGCGCGACGCGATCGTCAAGCAGTACCGGCGGCTGCTGGAGCTCGACGGGGTGGAGCTGGAGTTCACGGACGACGCCGTGGCCGCCGTCGCCGAGCAGGCGCTGCTGCGCCGCACCGGCGCCAGGGCGGTGCGCGCGATCCTGGAGGAGGTGCTGCTCAACGTCATGTACGAGATCCCGGGCCGGGACGACGTGGCCCGCGTCGTGATCACCCGCGAGACCGTGCTGGACCACGTCAACCCCACGCTGGTGCCACGCGAGCGGAGCGGCCCGGAACGCCGGGAGAGATCCGCCTGA
- a CDS encoding pentapeptide repeat-containing protein: MTDPPVPLHAQPEEYVTNPREFGLLADCESCFGLCCVALPFSASADFAVDKEGGQPCHNLRDDFRCSIHTRLRERGFPGCTVFDCFGAGQKVSQVTYEGRSWREAPETARQMYAVFPVMRQLHELLWYLAEALTLDAARPLHEALRLALAETERLTRQSAGVLEQLDVAAHRGEVNELLLRASELARDGLDGKECRGADLIGARLKRAGLRGANLRGAYLIGADLRGADLREADLIGADLRGADLSGADLTGCIFLTQAQVNAARGDSATRLPARLTRPAHWARGEGRPAGGERPDGGAGERRRSPGGRRGGQGTGRRPRRR, translated from the coding sequence TTGACTGACCCGCCCGTCCCCCTTCACGCCCAGCCCGAGGAGTACGTCACGAACCCCCGAGAGTTCGGCCTGCTGGCCGACTGCGAGAGCTGCTTCGGGCTGTGCTGCGTCGCGCTGCCGTTCTCGGCCTCGGCCGACTTCGCCGTGGACAAGGAGGGCGGCCAGCCCTGCCACAACCTGCGAGACGACTTCCGCTGCTCGATCCACACGCGGCTGCGGGAGCGCGGGTTCCCCGGGTGCACGGTGTTCGACTGCTTCGGGGCCGGGCAGAAGGTCTCGCAGGTCACGTACGAGGGGCGCAGCTGGCGGGAGGCACCGGAGACGGCGCGGCAGATGTACGCGGTCTTCCCCGTCATGCGGCAGCTCCACGAGCTGCTGTGGTACCTCGCCGAGGCGCTGACCCTGGACGCGGCGCGGCCGCTGCACGAGGCGCTGCGGCTCGCCCTGGCCGAGACCGAGCGGCTCACCAGGCAGAGCGCCGGCGTGCTGGAGCAGCTCGACGTGGCCGCCCACCGGGGTGAGGTGAACGAGCTGTTGCTGCGGGCGAGCGAGCTGGCGCGGGACGGGCTGGACGGCAAGGAATGCCGGGGTGCCGACCTGATCGGCGCCCGGCTGAAGAGGGCGGGGCTGCGTGGCGCCAACCTGCGCGGGGCCTACCTCATCGGGGCCGATCTGCGGGGCGCCGACCTGCGGGAGGCGGACCTGATCGGGGCCGATCTGCGGGGCGCCGACCTGTCGGGGGCCGATCTCACGGGCTGCATCTTCCTGACCCAGGCGCAGGTCAACGCCGCCAGGGGCGACTCGGCCACCCGGCTGCCCGCCCGCCTGACCCGCCCTGCCCACTGGGCGCGGGGCGAGGGCCGCCCGGCCGGTGGCGAGCGCCCGGACGGTGGGGCGGGGGAGCGCCGCCGTTCACCCGGTGGCAGGCGCGGAGGACAGGGCACGGGCCGCCGCCCGCGCCGCCGCTGA
- a CDS encoding EamA family transporter encodes MLRNRTALVLVTALTPAIWGTTYLVTTELLPPGRPLLAAVLRALPAGLLLVAITRCLPRGIWWWRALVLGALNIGVFFALLFVGAYRLPGGVAATVGAIQPLLVALLSAGLLGERLTWRTLVAAVAGVAGVALLVLRADARLDTLGVAAALGGAAVMAAGVVLSKRWQSPAPLLATTGWQLVAGGVLLVPVALVVEGAPPAALSGANVAGYAYLSLIGAALAYALWFRGLRVLSATKVTFLGLLSPVVATALGWIVLGQELTAAQAFGAVVVLAALAAAQLQPSRPRPAEPRAHREEPELARR; translated from the coding sequence GTGCTAAGAAATCGAACGGCTCTCGTCCTCGTGACCGCGCTGACCCCCGCCATCTGGGGCACCACGTACCTCGTCACCACCGAGCTCCTTCCGCCCGGTCGGCCGCTCCTGGCCGCGGTGCTCCGGGCCCTGCCCGCCGGTCTGCTGCTCGTCGCCATCACCCGGTGCCTGCCGCGCGGGATCTGGTGGTGGCGGGCGCTGGTGCTGGGCGCGCTGAACATCGGCGTGTTCTTCGCGTTGTTGTTCGTGGGGGCGTACCGGCTGCCCGGCGGGGTGGCGGCGACCGTCGGCGCCATCCAGCCGCTGCTGGTCGCCCTGCTGTCGGCCGGGCTGCTCGGTGAGCGGCTCACGTGGCGCACCTTGGTGGCCGCCGTGGCGGGGGTGGCCGGGGTCGCCCTGCTCGTGTTGCGTGCGGACGCCCGGCTGGACACGCTCGGGGTGGCCGCGGCGCTCGGCGGGGCCGCCGTCATGGCGGCCGGGGTCGTCTTGAGCAAGCGGTGGCAGTCGCCCGCGCCGCTGCTGGCCACCACCGGCTGGCAGCTCGTCGCCGGCGGCGTGCTGCTGGTGCCCGTCGCGCTGGTCGTCGAAGGTGCGCCGCCCGCCGCGCTGAGCGGTGCGAACGTCGCCGGGTACGCCTACCTCTCGCTCATCGGGGCGGCGCTCGCCTACGCCCTGTGGTTCAGGGGGCTGCGGGTGCTGTCGGCCACCAAGGTCACCTTCCTCGGGCTGCTCAGCCCCGTCGTGGCCACCGCGCTGGGGTGGATCGTGCTCGGCCAGGAGCTCACCGCGGCCCAGGCGTTCGGCGCCGTCGTCGTGCTCGCCGCGCTGGCCGCCGCCCAGCTCCAGCCCTCCCGGCCACGCCCCGCGGAACCGCGCGCGCACCGCGAAGAGCCCGAGCTCGCCCGGCGATGA
- the uppS gene encoding polyprenyl diphosphate synthase: MQTTDLLHSLYARRLRRQVMAGPLPRHVGLIMDGNRRWAKQMGMANPSIGHKYGADHIEHVLTWCEGLGIQHLTVFLCSTENLQRRGDEEVAFLLKVIEQMVADHFDRPDARWRVHVAGMLDILPDTTARALKSAVEATRTCDTGFHLTLAIGYGGRQEVIEALRELLYERAEAGQSMVELASTLTVDDVARHLYTAGQPDPDLVIRTSGEQRMSNFLLWQSAYSELYFCEAYWPAFREIDFLRALRSFAARQRRYGS, from the coding sequence GTGCAGACGACTGACCTCCTTCACTCCCTCTACGCCCGGCGCCTGCGCCGTCAAGTCATGGCGGGACCCCTGCCCCGCCACGTCGGTTTGATCATGGACGGCAACCGGCGCTGGGCCAAGCAGATGGGCATGGCCAACCCGAGCATCGGCCACAAGTACGGCGCCGACCATATCGAACACGTGCTGACCTGGTGCGAGGGCCTCGGCATCCAGCATCTGACCGTGTTCCTCTGCTCGACCGAGAACCTCCAGCGCCGCGGCGACGAGGAGGTGGCCTTCCTGCTGAAGGTGATCGAGCAGATGGTCGCCGACCATTTCGACCGTCCCGACGCCCGCTGGCGGGTGCACGTGGCCGGGATGCTGGACATCCTGCCCGACACCACCGCCCGCGCGCTCAAGAGCGCCGTCGAGGCCACCCGCACCTGCGACACCGGCTTCCACCTCACCCTGGCCATCGGCTACGGCGGCCGCCAGGAGGTCATCGAGGCGCTGCGCGAGCTGCTGTACGAGCGGGCCGAGGCCGGCCAGTCGATGGTGGAGCTGGCCTCGACCCTGACCGTGGACGACGTGGCCCGGCACCTGTACACGGCCGGGCAGCCGGACCCCGACCTGGTCATCAGGACCAGCGGTGAGCAGCGCATGTCGAACTTCCTGCTCTGGCAGTCCGCCTACTCCGAGCTGTACTTCTGCGAGGCGTACTGGCCGGCGTTCCGCGAGATCGACTTCCTGCGCGCGCTGCGCAGCTTCGCGGCCCGGCAGCGGCGCTACGGGAGCTGA
- a CDS encoding family 43 glycosylhydrolase, producing MTGSDNGSNVDRRSLLTGVAGLLGAAALPASAAHASTGTAQAAADASAAASVSRGRYPANWPELEPYGLADTRQELWPREDNSFILPLELRPHDQELGRVWIRDTYVNCFRVGGRPLYVATGTTRAPGLPAAGPWNDGIYVWTARSLRGPWRLADTTRIRPDAQKGKVWSPEFAGENRPGRVVVAPWQEYWTDEGQFGKRGNAWAPEVHYFRGKWYIVACMGDHSQKVGSFMLVSDGGVEGPYRLVEGNHDKPFGDSFIGGPGWIKPGAYHHIDGSLYTEGDDAWLVLHNHLYAKFRDDMEDIVPATNLPKFQQRPYTPEPYLEGSYVFKYGGKYYLLHAAWDRTSANADGSTRYAYDPPGAGRVQYQYDAVIAVSDTFEGPYSERWTAGVGAGHNNLFVDHSGKVWATFFRNPAFGYWADPSRSGEAAVAGVVRMEWTGPEGNRLYVQRPRGH from the coding sequence ATGACTGGTTCCGACAACGGATCGAACGTCGACCGACGATCCTTGCTGACCGGCGTGGCGGGACTGCTGGGCGCGGCGGCGCTGCCGGCGTCCGCGGCCCACGCCTCCACGGGCACCGCGCAGGCGGCCGCGGACGCCTCAGCGGCGGCTTCCGTGTCGAGAGGGCGTTACCCGGCGAACTGGCCCGAGCTCGAGCCCTACGGCCTCGCCGACACCCGGCAGGAGCTGTGGCCGCGCGAGGACAACTCCTTCATCCTCCCCCTCGAGCTGCGCCCCCACGACCAGGAGCTCGGCCGGGTCTGGATCCGCGACACCTACGTCAACTGCTTCCGCGTGGGCGGCCGCCCGCTGTACGTCGCCACCGGGACCACCCGCGCGCCCGGCCTGCCCGCGGCCGGCCCGTGGAACGACGGCATCTACGTGTGGACGGCCAGGTCCCTGCGCGGGCCGTGGCGGCTGGCCGACACCACGCGCATCCGGCCGGACGCCCAGAAGGGCAAGGTGTGGTCGCCGGAGTTCGCCGGGGAGAACCGGCCGGGGCGGGTCGTCGTGGCTCCGTGGCAGGAGTACTGGACCGACGAGGGCCAGTTCGGCAAGCGGGGCAACGCGTGGGCGCCGGAGGTGCACTACTTCCGCGGCAAGTGGTACATCGTGGCGTGCATGGGCGACCACTCCCAGAAGGTCGGCTCGTTCATGCTGGTGAGCGACGGCGGGGTGGAGGGCCCGTACCGGCTGGTCGAGGGCAACCACGACAAGCCGTTCGGCGACTCGTTCATCGGCGGGCCCGGCTGGATCAAGCCCGGCGCCTACCACCACATCGACGGCAGCCTCTACACCGAGGGCGACGACGCGTGGCTGGTGCTGCACAACCACCTGTACGCGAAGTTCCGGGACGACATGGAGGACATCGTCCCTGCCACGAACCTGCCGAAGTTCCAGCAGCGGCCCTACACGCCCGAGCCGTACCTCGAAGGCTCGTACGTCTTCAAGTACGGCGGCAAGTACTACCTGCTCCACGCCGCGTGGGACCGGACGTCGGCCAACGCCGACGGCAGCACGCGGTACGCCTACGACCCGCCGGGCGCCGGCCGGGTGCAGTACCAGTACGACGCCGTGATCGCCGTCTCGGACACGTTCGAGGGGCCGTACTCGGAGCGGTGGACCGCGGGCGTCGGCGCGGGTCACAACAACCTGTTCGTCGACCACAGCGGCAAGGTCTGGGCGACGTTCTTCCGCAACCCCGCCTTCGGCTACTGGGCCGACCCGTCCCGGAGCGGCGAGGCCGCCGTGGCCGGGGTGGTGCGGATGGAGTGGACCGGCCCTGAGGGCAACCGCCTGTACGTCCAGCGCCCTCGCGGACACTGA
- a CDS encoding cytochrome P450 family protein — translation MDVPEIDLTDPAVLHDPYTAYAQVRERSAVVRLLMPGFGPFWAVTRHAEARAVLADPRMLINESSFMRPDVPEHCLPYMRTMSETNGAEHARLRRLVAPAFTPRRAGEFGARIERIVEGLLDELPEREPVDLLERFAKPLPIDVICELVGIPPADRPRWREYGAAIAAGHGERFARAIPSIIGDARSAIAGTRAEPGDGLLSDLARVVEEGGDRLFDDELVTMVWLLVLAGQTPANLIANAVAVLLAHPDQLAALRADPGLLPRAVDELARWSPPQPMTVPRFPAEDVEIGGVHIPKGQPVTVSIASANRDPRVFDEPDRLDITREPGPHLGFGHGPHFCVGSSLARVETAVALGALLRRFPALAAAGEASFLPDPGTRRLASLPVILRPAG, via the coding sequence ATGGATGTGCCGGAGATCGACCTGACCGACCCGGCGGTGCTGCACGACCCGTACACGGCGTACGCGCAGGTCAGGGAGCGGTCCGCGGTGGTGCGGCTGCTGATGCCGGGGTTCGGCCCGTTCTGGGCGGTGACGCGGCACGCGGAGGCCAGGGCGGTGCTCGCCGACCCGCGCATGCTGATCAACGAGTCCAGCTTCATGCGGCCCGACGTGCCGGAGCACTGCCTGCCGTACATGCGCACGATGTCCGAGACGAACGGCGCCGAGCACGCCCGCCTGCGGCGGCTGGTCGCGCCCGCGTTCACCCCGCGCAGGGCCGGCGAGTTCGGCGCGCGGATCGAGCGGATCGTCGAGGGGCTGCTGGACGAGCTGCCCGAGCGGGAGCCGGTGGACCTGCTGGAGCGGTTCGCCAAGCCGCTGCCGATCGACGTCATCTGCGAGCTGGTCGGCATCCCGCCCGCCGACCGCCCGCGCTGGCGGGAGTACGGCGCCGCCATCGCCGCGGGCCACGGGGAGAGGTTCGCGCGGGCCATCCCGTCGATCATCGGCGACGCCAGGTCGGCGATCGCCGGGACCAGGGCGGAGCCGGGCGACGGCCTGCTGTCCGACCTCGCCCGCGTCGTGGAGGAGGGCGGCGACCGGCTCTTCGACGACGAGCTGGTCACCATGGTGTGGTTGCTCGTCCTGGCCGGCCAGACCCCGGCCAACCTCATCGCGAACGCCGTCGCCGTCCTGCTCGCCCATCCCGACCAGCTCGCCGCGCTGCGTGCCGACCCCGGCCTGCTGCCGCGCGCCGTGGACGAGCTGGCCCGCTGGAGCCCGCCGCAGCCGATGACCGTGCCGCGCTTCCCCGCCGAGGACGTCGAGATCGGCGGCGTGCACATCCCCAAGGGGCAGCCGGTGACCGTCTCGATCGCCTCCGCCAACCGGGACCCGCGCGTGTTCGACGAGCCCGACAGGCTCGACATCACGCGCGAGCCGGGGCCGCACCTCGGGTTCGGTCACGGGCCGCACTTCTGCGTGGGCTCGTCGCTGGCCCGGGTGGAGACCGCCGTCGCGCTCGGGGCCCTGCTGCGCCGCTTCCCCGCCCTGGCGGCGGCGGGGGAGGCGTCGTTCCTGCCCGACCCGGGTACGCGGCGGCTGGCGTCCCTGCCCGTGATCCTGCGCCCGGCGGGCTGA
- a CDS encoding response regulator transcription factor, whose amino-acid sequence MTSFRVVIAEDHLLVRAGIEALIATESGAEVVGVCSGYEALMECVEKEQPDVVVTDIRMPPTMSDEGIRAATTLRDSHPDVAVLVLSQFLDPTYLLALIEQGSSRRGYLLKERIAAPGELISAVRTVASGGSFIDPVVVDSLVAAKARNDGGTLRHLTPRERETLAEVAAGRSNLAIATAFNVSERAVEKYINSIFVKLGLRGDRDTNRRVKAVLLFLDSGSPPG is encoded by the coding sequence GTGACGTCCTTCCGGGTGGTGATCGCCGAGGACCACCTGCTGGTGCGGGCCGGGATCGAGGCCCTCATCGCGACCGAGTCCGGGGCCGAGGTCGTCGGCGTGTGCTCGGGTTACGAGGCGCTCATGGAATGCGTCGAGAAGGAGCAGCCCGACGTCGTCGTCACCGACATCCGCATGCCGCCGACCATGAGCGACGAGGGCATCAGGGCGGCCACCACGCTGCGGGACAGCCATCCGGACGTGGCCGTGCTGGTGCTGTCGCAGTTCCTCGACCCGACGTACCTGCTGGCCCTGATCGAGCAGGGCAGCAGCAGGCGCGGCTACCTGCTCAAGGAGCGCATCGCCGCGCCCGGCGAGCTGATCTCGGCGGTGCGCACGGTCGCCTCAGGCGGCTCGTTCATCGACCCCGTGGTCGTCGATTCGCTGGTGGCGGCCAAGGCCCGCAACGACGGCGGCACGCTGCGGCACCTGACGCCGCGCGAGCGCGAGACGCTCGCCGAGGTGGCCGCCGGCCGGTCGAACCTGGCCATCGCGACCGCGTTCAACGTCTCCGAGCGCGCGGTCGAGAAGTACATCAACTCCATCTTCGTCAAGCTCGGCCTGCGCGGCGACCGCGACACCAACCGGCGGGTCAAGGCCGTCCTGCTGTTCCTCGACTCCGGCTCGCCGCCGGGGTAA
- a CDS encoding MarR family winged helix-turn-helix transcriptional regulator, which produces MADHVELVLKQWHDQRPDLDVSPMGVIGRLSRLHRLIDAELRRTFAAHELDRASFDVLATLRRSDPPHRLTPAELMRASMITSGAVTQRLDRLEARGLVTRTPSESDGRVVYVTLTEEGYALIERVLPDHVETEHRVLAALPEDRRQALAETLRELLESLGDTADTL; this is translated from the coding sequence GTGGCCGATCATGTCGAACTCGTCCTGAAGCAATGGCACGACCAGCGCCCTGACCTGGACGTCTCCCCGATGGGGGTGATCGGGCGGCTGTCGCGGCTGCACCGGCTGATCGACGCCGAGCTGCGCCGGACGTTCGCCGCGCACGAGCTGGACAGGGCCTCGTTCGACGTCCTGGCCACGCTGCGCCGCAGCGACCCGCCGCACCGGCTGACGCCCGCCGAGCTGATGCGGGCCTCCATGATCACCTCGGGGGCGGTGACGCAGCGCCTCGACCGCCTGGAGGCGCGCGGCCTGGTGACGCGCACGCCCAGCGAGTCGGACGGGCGGGTCGTCTACGTGACGCTCACCGAGGAGGGGTACGCGCTGATCGAACGGGTGCTGCCCGATCACGTCGAGACGGAGCACCGGGTGCTGGCCGCGCTGCCGGAGGACCGCCGCCAGGCCCTCGCGGAGACGCTGCGCGAGCTGCTGGAATCCCTGGGGGACACGGCGGACACGCTGTGA